Below is a genomic region from Luteitalea sp..
GCGCGCTGGGCTTCGCGGGCATCCAGAACTTCCCGACCGTTGGGCTCTTCGACGGCGATATCCGTGTGGCCTTCGAGGAGACCGGCATGAGCTACCAGCTCGAGGTGGACATCGTCAAGCTCGCACGGCAGATGGACCTGTTGACAACCCCCTACGTCTTCAATCCTGCGGAGGCGGAGCGCATGGCGGACGCCGGCGCCGACCTCATTGTCGCCCACATGGGTGTGACGACTGGCGGCTCGATTGGCGCGAAGAGCTCGAAGACGCTGGACGACTGCGTGAAGCGGATCCAGGAGATCGCGGACGCGGCGCGCGGCGTGAACCCGGACGTCCTCGTCATCTGTCATGGCGGTCCGATCTCGGAGCCGCCCGACGCGGAGTACATCATCACGAACTGCCGGGGCGTCGACGGCTTCTACGGCGCGAGCTCGGTGGAGCGCCTCCCGGCGGAGCGCGCGATCTCCGACCAGATCAGGATGTTCAAGAGCATCCGGCTGCCCGTCGACGCACGGCGCGCGGTTGCTGCGGCGGGGAGGCGCGCGCTCTCGATCTCCGGACAGAGTACGCGCTCGGCCTCGCGAAAGCGGTCGAAGATGGCCAGGCGTCGAGGCGTACGATGAAGCGCCGCGCGGCTCGGAAGAAGGCGGTGCACTTCATTACGTCGAAGAGCGCA
It encodes:
- a CDS encoding phosphoenolpyruvate hydrolase family protein gives rise to the protein MTRFREQIARGEPIIGGGAGTGLSAKGEEVGGIDLLIVYNSGRYRMAGRGSSAGLLAYGNANQIVKEMAYEVLPVVKTTPVLAGVNGTDPFIIPRLFLEELRALGFAGIQNFPTVGLFDGDIRVAFEETGMSYQLEVDIVKLARQMDLLTTPYVFNPAEAERMADAGADLIVAHMGVTTGGSIGAKSSKTLDDCVKRIQEIADAARGVNPDVLVICHGGPISEPPDAEYIITNCRGVDGFYGASSVERLPAERAISDQIRMFKSIRLPVDARRAVAAAGRRALSISGQSTRSASRKRSKMARRRGVR